The following proteins are encoded in a genomic region of Halomicroarcula saliterrae:
- a CDS encoding IclR family transcriptional regulator — MAYEANRRVKTSARTFEIVERLSRDDHIGVSQLAADLEMTKGIVHNHLSTLREMGYVTKTSDGYRLSPKLLSVGLRARANAQLYRYADGLLTGLAEQLDVGVVLCQEAGTDCVIVATYDVPPRLDTEVGTSFPLTESILGLVLRLSSERAAPADRETEYDLAAIDRELAENAYAIGPLSRGVAVSCVATPIRDDDGYGHGSVGVLLTERQREQHLQRITEATVTLRQQVEKRLRSEWTSERSFATEKHSWIG, encoded by the coding sequence ATGGCCTATGAGGCGAACAGACGGGTGAAGACGAGCGCCAGAACGTTTGAGATAGTAGAACGGCTCAGCCGCGATGATCATATCGGAGTGTCACAGCTGGCGGCGGATCTAGAGATGACTAAAGGAATCGTTCACAACCACCTCAGTACGCTCCGGGAGATGGGATACGTGACCAAGACCAGCGACGGCTACCGGTTGTCGCCGAAACTGCTCTCGGTCGGACTCAGGGCACGAGCCAACGCACAGCTCTATCGGTACGCAGACGGCCTCCTCACCGGGTTGGCTGAACAACTGGACGTCGGGGTGGTGCTGTGTCAGGAAGCCGGCACCGACTGTGTAATCGTCGCCACCTACGACGTGCCGCCTCGACTCGACACCGAGGTCGGTACGTCGTTCCCACTGACGGAGTCGATACTGGGCCTCGTCCTCCGTCTCTCCAGCGAGCGAGCGGCCCCGGCCGACCGCGAAACCGAATACGACCTCGCGGCGATCGACCGGGAGCTAGCCGAGAACGCGTACGCTATCGGCCCGCTGTCACGAGGGGTCGCGGTCAGCTGCGTCGCGACGCCCATCCGTGACGACGACGGGTACGGCCACGGGAGCGTGGGTGTGTTACTCACCGAGAGGCAGCGGGAGCAGCATCTCCAGCGGATTACTGAAGCGACTGTCACGTTGCGACAGCAGGTCGAGAAACGGCTGCGATCGGAGTGGACGAGTGAGCGGTCGTTCGCGACGGAGAAACACTCCTGGATCGGCTGA
- a CDS encoding MFS transporter yields the protein MEENARSVVLFTSVSHAIVHTFELSIPILVVIWLLEFSVSTAMLGLVVALGYALFGIGALPGGVLADRYGSRTLILFCLVGMALSFLLLSVASGIVTIAIALAAWGLAASVYHPSGLSLISTGVENRGTAFAYHGMAGNLGIAFGPLLTALLLLNFDWRVVTRLLVVPAVVAVLYALATDFDETAAVSVDGGTDERPSMSLSGFVADSRALFTVGFTLAMFVVMMNGLFYRGALTFLPDVLGGLLPPVTEYARMFDAGSPVAEQFNLASYLYVGLLTVGVGGQYVGGKVSDRVEPTTALAVVFGSLAVVAVGFVPTARLGMPALVAVSAGLGFLLFALQPLYQATIAEQSPPDERGLSYGYTYLVSFGIGAAGAAVSGALLSVFTPATTFGVLAVFPVLGVGFSLLIGRGGDTQPRADSV from the coding sequence ATGGAAGAAAACGCACGCTCAGTCGTCTTATTCACCAGTGTCTCTCACGCGATAGTTCACACGTTCGAGCTCTCGATTCCGATTTTGGTCGTCATCTGGCTCCTCGAGTTCTCCGTCTCGACAGCGATGCTCGGGCTCGTCGTGGCTCTCGGGTACGCGCTGTTCGGTATCGGAGCACTGCCCGGCGGCGTGTTGGCTGACCGGTACGGTTCCCGGACCCTGATCCTGTTCTGTCTCGTCGGCATGGCGCTGTCGTTTCTGCTCTTGAGCGTCGCCAGCGGCATCGTGACCATCGCAATCGCGCTCGCGGCGTGGGGACTCGCGGCGAGCGTGTATCACCCGTCGGGCCTCTCCCTCATCTCGACCGGCGTCGAGAACCGAGGCACGGCTTTCGCGTACCACGGCATGGCGGGGAACCTCGGAATCGCGTTCGGCCCGTTGCTCACTGCGCTCTTGTTGCTGAACTTCGACTGGCGGGTCGTCACGAGGCTGCTGGTTGTGCCCGCAGTAGTGGCCGTCCTGTACGCGCTGGCGACCGATTTCGACGAGACGGCGGCGGTCAGCGTCGACGGGGGGACCGACGAGCGGCCGTCGATGTCGCTCTCGGGGTTCGTCGCCGATAGCCGAGCACTGTTTACCGTCGGGTTCACGCTGGCCATGTTCGTCGTGATGATGAACGGGCTGTTCTATCGGGGGGCCCTGACTTTCCTCCCGGACGTACTCGGCGGTCTTCTCCCACCGGTCACCGAGTACGCCCGAATGTTCGACGCCGGCAGCCCGGTCGCAGAGCAGTTCAACCTGGCGTCGTATCTCTACGTCGGGCTGCTCACAGTCGGTGTCGGCGGCCAGTACGTCGGCGGAAAGGTCTCGGACCGAGTGGAGCCGACAACCGCACTGGCTGTCGTCTTCGGGAGCCTCGCCGTCGTCGCTGTCGGGTTCGTCCCGACCGCGAGGCTCGGGATGCCGGCCCTGGTGGCGGTGAGCGCCGGGCTCGGCTTTCTCCTGTTTGCCTTACAGCCGCTGTATCAGGCGACGATCGCCGAGCAGTCGCCGCCCGACGAACGGGGCCTGTCCTACGGCTACACCTATCTCGTTTCCTTCGGAATCGGAGCCGCCGGCGCAGCGGTCTCGGGAGCCCTCCTGTCGGTGTTCACCCCGGCGACGACGTTCGGGGTACTGGCGGTCTTTCCGGTCCTCGGTGTCGGATTCTCGCTCTTGATCGGGCGAGGCGGGGACACGCAACCACGTGCCGACTCCGTCTGA
- a CDS encoding amidase, with protein sequence MSYPSSIVEATIGELHAAMRRGELTSESIVDQYIERIGAYDRDGPRINSVVTVNPAARDRAAELDQRFAESGLCGPLHGIPVLVKDQVSTAGLVTTFGSEAFADYVPAEDATIVRRLKEAGAVILAKTNLPDWAAGFVGYSSVLGQTKNPYDLDRDSGGSSAGTGAGVAANLGAVGIGEDTGGSIRVPASCCNLYGLRPTTGLVSRAGLSPLVTRQDTPGPMARTVEDLARVLDVIAGFDRRDERTGAARFGGSPGSCVSAIDGTGLDGARLGVVRDVFGSDADPTAAPVTSVVETALSTMSEAGAELVDPVGIPGLQERLDTSSLHALQPKRDIDAFLAGLERPPVDSVAELHRKGAYHEGLELFETIAAAPEDPTTVPDYWERVAAQESLRETLVYLLADRDLDALVFPDVQVVPPRHAELRSGDLTRADYPVNTVISSQSSCPGISMPAGFTDDGLPVGVELLGAPHSEATLVGMAAAYERRAQTRRPPATAPPLGPD encoded by the coding sequence ATGTCGTATCCATCATCTATCGTCGAGGCGACTATCGGGGAGCTACACGCCGCGATGCGACGCGGTGAACTCACGAGTGAGAGTATCGTCGACCAGTACATCGAGCGAATCGGGGCCTACGACCGGGACGGACCGCGGATAAACAGCGTCGTCACGGTCAACCCCGCAGCGAGGGACCGGGCCGCGGAGCTCGACCAGCGGTTCGCCGAAAGCGGGCTCTGTGGCCCGCTCCACGGGATACCCGTTCTCGTCAAGGACCAGGTCTCCACGGCGGGCCTCGTGACGACGTTCGGCTCGGAAGCGTTCGCCGACTACGTCCCGGCCGAGGACGCGACTATCGTCCGGCGCTTGAAAGAGGCCGGCGCGGTTATCCTCGCGAAAACGAACCTCCCGGACTGGGCCGCGGGCTTCGTGGGATACTCGTCCGTGCTCGGCCAGACGAAGAACCCCTACGATCTAGACCGAGACTCGGGGGGCTCCAGTGCAGGCACCGGGGCCGGCGTCGCTGCTAACCTCGGTGCGGTCGGCATCGGTGAGGACACTGGCGGCTCTATTCGCGTCCCCGCATCGTGCTGTAACCTCTACGGCCTTCGGCCGACGACCGGGCTGGTGAGTCGCGCGGGGCTGTCTCCGCTGGTAACGCGACAGGACACCCCCGGACCGATGGCACGGACAGTCGAGGACCTCGCCCGCGTACTGGACGTGATAGCCGGGTTCGATAGACGCGACGAGCGGACGGGGGCCGCGCGGTTCGGCGGTTCCCCCGGGTCCTGCGTGTCGGCCATCGATGGCACCGGCCTCGACGGGGCCCGACTCGGCGTCGTTCGTGACGTGTTCGGGAGCGACGCTGACCCGACTGCAGCGCCGGTGACGTCGGTCGTCGAAACGGCACTGTCGACGATGTCGGAGGCGGGTGCCGAGCTGGTCGACCCGGTCGGTATCCCGGGGCTACAGGAGCGTCTCGACACCAGTTCGCTGCACGCTTTGCAGCCAAAGCGTGATATCGACGCGTTTCTCGCCGGTCTGGAGCGCCCTCCCGTCGATTCCGTCGCGGAACTCCACCGGAAGGGGGCGTACCACGAGGGGTTAGAGCTGTTCGAGACTATCGCCGCCGCCCCGGAGGACCCGACTACGGTCCCGGACTACTGGGAAAGGGTCGCCGCCCAGGAGTCGCTTCGGGAGACACTCGTCTATCTGCTGGCCGACCGCGACCTCGATGCCCTCGTGTTCCCGGACGTGCAGGTCGTCCCGCCCCGGCACGCCGAGCTGCGGAGCGGCGACCTGACCCGTGCGGACTACCCGGTCAACACCGTCATCTCCTCGCAGTCCTCCTGTCCAGGCATCTCGATGCCCGCAGGGTTCACCGACGACGGCCTCCCCGTCGGCGTCGAGCTACTCGGCGCGCCCCACAGCGAAGCGACGCTCGTCGGGATGGCCGCCGCCTACGAGCGTCGGGCTCAAACGCGGCGCCCGCCCGCCACGGCCCCGCCGCTTGGACCCGACTGA
- a CDS encoding nucleoside deaminase encodes MVDIEALDHEKFTDRACDLARIAGERGDGPYGSLLVVDGEIIMEETNREVTDDDLSLHPELTLARRAAQELDEETAREAVMYTSTEPCPMCSTGMAYAGLGAVVYSVSGERASELRGGGTGGIPSDEVFDRLDADIEVIGPVLQTEGEAVHEAF; translated from the coding sequence ATGGTTGATATCGAGGCGTTAGACCACGAGAAGTTCACCGACCGCGCCTGTGACCTCGCCCGCATTGCCGGCGAGCGTGGCGACGGCCCGTACGGCTCACTGCTCGTCGTCGACGGCGAAATCATAATGGAAGAGACGAACCGCGAGGTGACTGACGACGACCTGTCGCTCCATCCGGAGTTGACGCTCGCGAGACGAGCGGCGCAGGAACTCGACGAGGAGACGGCCAGAGAAGCCGTCATGTACACGAGCACCGAACCGTGCCCGATGTGTTCGACGGGGATGGCCTACGCCGGCCTCGGGGCTGTCGTCTACAGCGTCTCCGGCGAGCGTGCCTCGGAGCTCCGAGGCGGCGGCACCGGCGGGATTCCATCCGACGAAGTGTTCGACAGGCTCGACGCCGATATAGAGGTTATCGGTCCCGTGCTGCAGACGGAAGGCGAAGCGGTTCACGAAGCGTTCTGA
- a CDS encoding amidohydrolase family protein: MSEYIVTDANVIGPSGERENNVDIEIRNGRIDRVVRAGDGDPDAFDHDQRFDAAGRLVTPPLIESHTHLYAALTAGVPNWNGTGTLEEGWRLWNDTKEDLTKQNYKDRAKKVARWFAANGVTRVRTHLDVNSDERSEVGLEAMLEVREELAGFVDIQIVAFPMGCLYTGGEEKLTRFEAAMERGLDIVGGIPHREHITEDGNAHVRTVLDTAEKYDAQADLHIDETDDPQSRYTGVLASEALKRGLGERVTASHATALHSYANAYADKLVRIIGESGMNVVTNPMANAVLQGRYDDFPRRRGHTRIEALRDQGVAVGIGQDDIVDHFHSYGDGDPLKAAFVLVHLAHMNGDEDTATLWNMLLEGNAAVFGVNDYGIEAGNEGSLVVYDATDPFDALRTQPVRPLVLRDGNPIAESSRTSTVYEHGMDKTVDFGRR; the protein is encoded by the coding sequence GTGTCCGAATACATCGTCACCGACGCCAACGTGATCGGTCCCTCTGGCGAGCGCGAGAACAACGTCGATATCGAAATCCGGAACGGACGTATCGACAGGGTCGTCCGGGCCGGCGACGGCGACCCCGACGCGTTCGACCACGACCAGCGATTCGACGCCGCCGGGCGTCTCGTTACCCCGCCGCTGATAGAATCGCACACGCACCTCTACGCCGCGTTGACTGCCGGCGTCCCCAACTGGAACGGGACCGGGACGCTGGAGGAAGGCTGGCGGCTCTGGAACGACACGAAAGAGGACCTCACGAAACAGAATTACAAAGACCGCGCGAAGAAGGTCGCTCGATGGTTCGCGGCGAACGGCGTCACGCGTGTTCGGACCCACCTCGACGTCAACTCGGACGAGCGCTCCGAGGTCGGTCTCGAAGCCATGCTGGAGGTCAGGGAGGAACTGGCCGGCTTCGTCGACATCCAGATTGTGGCGTTTCCGATGGGCTGTCTCTACACGGGAGGCGAGGAGAAATTGACGCGGTTCGAAGCGGCGATGGAACGCGGCCTCGACATCGTCGGCGGCATCCCCCACAGAGAGCACATCACCGAAGACGGCAACGCACACGTCAGGACGGTGTTAGACACGGCTGAGAAATACGACGCGCAAGCCGACCTCCACATCGACGAGACCGACGACCCGCAGTCCCGCTACACCGGCGTCCTGGCCAGCGAGGCGCTGAAACGCGGCCTCGGGGAGAGAGTGACCGCCAGCCACGCCACGGCCTTGCATTCGTACGCGAACGCCTACGCCGACAAGCTCGTCCGGATTATCGGGGAGAGCGGGATGAACGTCGTCACGAATCCGATGGCGAACGCGGTCCTGCAGGGCCGCTACGACGACTTCCCCCGTCGCCGCGGCCACACGCGAATCGAAGCCCTCCGGGACCAGGGGGTCGCCGTCGGTATCGGTCAGGACGACATCGTCGACCACTTCCACAGCTACGGCGACGGCGACCCGCTGAAGGCCGCGTTCGTGCTCGTCCACCTCGCCCACATGAACGGGGACGAAGACACCGCGACGCTGTGGAACATGCTTCTCGAAGGGAACGCGGCGGTGTTCGGTGTCAACGACTACGGTATCGAGGCCGGCAATGAGGGCTCGCTGGTCGTGTACGACGCGACCGACCCGTTCGACGCGCTTCGAACCCAGCCCGTGCGACCTCTGGTGCTCCGGGACGGCAACCCCATCGCGGAGTCAAGTCGCACCAGTACTGTCTACGAGCACGGGATGGACAAGACGGTCGACTTCGGCCGTCGTTGA
- a CDS encoding amidohydrolase family protein, with the protein MSDSILQNCTTVGGDSIDIEIQDGVIDRVVPAGEGDASAYDPADRYDVDGNLVTPTVTESHTHLFNALSEGNPHTNDVGTLEQAWQTGEKNSVHRTEEVVKKNARRVLNWFVSYGVTRVRSHLSLTASKEGPFTAAEAMLEIKEEYSDIVDLQLVGVPDRGYIRDEEKFSQFETLLDMGIDVVGGWPHREDTREYGVEHTRAALDLATEHDLLVDLHIDETDDPNSRYTEVLATEAMERGIGDRTTASHVTAMHSYPNAYADKLSRLLAESGVSVITNPLSNSVLQGRYDDYPKRRGFTRLDELADAGVTVGIGHDDIGDSANPYGDGDPLKVLYFLAHFAHKNRLGDETQLWNMLLRNNAEIFGLNPRESTLTEGTEGSVVVYDSPSAFDAIRTIAPRTLVMKDGQVIARTSRDAQILSNDIGAVDFSKEDI; encoded by the coding sequence ATGTCCGATTCTATACTTCAGAATTGTACAACTGTTGGTGGAGACTCGATAGATATCGAAATACAGGATGGCGTCATCGACAGGGTCGTCCCCGCCGGGGAAGGGGACGCGAGTGCATACGACCCAGCGGATAGATACGACGTCGACGGCAATCTGGTCACGCCGACCGTAACTGAGTCACACACCCACCTGTTCAACGCGCTCTCGGAGGGGAATCCACACACGAACGACGTCGGGACGCTCGAACAGGCCTGGCAAACGGGCGAAAAGAACAGCGTTCACCGGACGGAAGAGGTCGTGAAGAAGAACGCGCGACGGGTGCTGAACTGGTTTGTCTCCTACGGTGTGACCCGGGTCCGCAGTCACCTCTCGCTGACCGCCTCGAAAGAGGGGCCGTTCACAGCCGCGGAAGCGATGCTCGAAATCAAAGAAGAGTACAGCGATATCGTCGACCTCCAGCTCGTCGGGGTTCCGGATAGGGGGTACATACGGGACGAGGAGAAGTTCAGCCAGTTCGAGACGCTGCTAGATATGGGCATCGACGTCGTCGGAGGGTGGCCACACCGCGAGGACACCCGGGAGTACGGTGTCGAACACACCAGGGCCGCCCTGGACCTGGCGACGGAACACGACCTGCTTGTCGACCTCCACATCGACGAGACTGACGACCCCAACTCGAGGTACACCGAGGTGCTGGCGACCGAAGCCATGGAGCGTGGCATCGGCGACCGAACGACGGCGAGTCACGTTACGGCGATGCACTCGTACCCGAACGCCTACGCGGATAAGCTCTCGCGGTTGTTGGCCGAAAGCGGTGTGAGCGTCATCACGAATCCGCTCTCGAATTCAGTCCTCCAGGGGCGATACGACGACTACCCCAAACGCCGCGGCTTCACTCGTCTCGACGAACTGGCCGATGCAGGTGTGACCGTGGGTATCGGCCACGACGATATCGGGGATTCGGCGAACCCGTACGGGGACGGCGATCCCCTCAAGGTCCTGTACTTCCTGGCACACTTCGCTCACAAGAACCGGCTGGGCGACGAGACACAGCTCTGGAACATGCTCCTCCGGAACAACGCGGAAATCTTCGGCTTGAATCCCCGGGAATCGACGTTGACCGAAGGTACGGAAGGGTCCGTCGTCGTGTACGACTCGCCGTCCGCCTTCGACGCGATCCGAACTATCGCACCGCGGACGCTCGTGATGAAAGACGGGCAGGTCATCGCCCGGACGAGCCGCGACGCCCAGATTCTGTCCAATGATATCGGAGCGGTCGATTTCAGCAAGGAAGACATCTGA
- a CDS encoding MFS transporter, which produces METTQDTASLVGILTAASLAGGASKYAIGPLVPEITASFDVTTATVGIALSAMWFAFAAVQFIGGVLADLVGERFVLLASVSLIFLGSSLLFVAPTFPIFLGALVVLGSGTGALLISSATYIGKTFETMGGKLGVITLGSSAAGLLAPLLAVTLGALYGWRIVMLSGATLALPIFVGIYVEVDSVPRVSSDDRRSDIRAGLEQVLAGRVLLLTLFGASMYFVFQAIASFFPTMLLGTTDVSPRTAAVALSAFFALTAVSNPVFGRLSERLGRTPVLSACLGVSIIGFALLFVSTTPLLVSVGVAFVGVGSGWGSTLTSKLMELFTRGERGTGYGVMNTLANVLGSSGSAVTGVFALRYGWHQTIGLIAAILVCALSLLLVDSILPKNGGVDPSE; this is translated from the coding sequence ATGGAAACCACGCAGGACACAGCCTCGCTTGTCGGTATCCTGACGGCCGCGTCGCTCGCAGGCGGCGCATCGAAATACGCTATCGGTCCGCTCGTGCCGGAGATAACCGCGAGTTTCGACGTGACGACTGCGACGGTCGGCATCGCACTGAGCGCGATGTGGTTCGCGTTCGCAGCCGTCCAGTTTATCGGCGGTGTGTTGGCCGACCTGGTCGGTGAGCGGTTCGTTCTGCTGGCATCGGTCTCGCTCATTTTCCTGGGGAGTTCGTTGCTGTTTGTTGCACCCACGTTTCCGATTTTCCTCGGTGCCCTTGTCGTTCTGGGTTCGGGGACCGGAGCGCTGTTGATATCCTCGGCGACCTACATCGGCAAGACCTTCGAGACGATGGGCGGCAAGCTCGGCGTGATAACGCTGGGGTCGTCGGCCGCTGGACTCCTCGCCCCGCTGCTTGCCGTCACGTTGGGAGCGCTCTACGGCTGGCGAATCGTCATGCTGTCCGGTGCGACGTTGGCCCTGCCGATCTTTGTCGGCATCTACGTCGAGGTCGATTCTGTCCCGCGGGTGAGTTCCGACGACCGTCGCAGCGATATCCGGGCCGGCCTCGAACAGGTACTCGCCGGCCGCGTGCTCTTGCTGACGCTGTTCGGGGCGTCGATGTACTTCGTCTTTCAGGCTATCGCGTCGTTTTTTCCGACGATGCTGCTCGGCACGACGGACGTCTCGCCGAGAACCGCGGCCGTCGCACTCAGCGCGTTTTTCGCTCTCACTGCGGTATCCAATCCGGTGTTCGGTCGACTCTCCGAACGCCTCGGCCGAACGCCGGTGTTGAGTGCGTGTCTCGGCGTCTCTATCATCGGGTTCGCGCTGTTGTTCGTCTCGACCACCCCGCTACTCGTGTCGGTCGGCGTGGCGTTCGTCGGCGTCGGGTCCGGGTGGGGGTCGACGCTGACGTCGAAACTGATGGAGCTCTTTACGCGTGGCGAGCGGGGCACTGGCTATGGCGTCATGAACACGCTCGCGAACGTCCTCGGCTCATCAGGGAGTGCCGTCACCGGCGTGTTCGCCCTCAGATACGGGTGGCACCAGACTATCGGCCTGATAGCCGCGATACTGGTCTGTGCGCTCTCTCTGTTGCTCGTCGACTCGATACTTCCGAAGAACGGCGGCGTAGACCCGTCAGAGTGA
- a CDS encoding N-acyl-D-amino-acid deacylase family protein, with product MEDGTITQVGRQSQTAPDATETVDADGSVLCPGFIDTHSHSDLEVFADPVLEPKVRQGITTEIVGQDGFSAGPLSRDKTGEWEDHLSGMNGRLDDDWEWGCLGAYLDAIEANSCGPNVATLVGHGTVRYETLGMTDREPTPAELEEMAALVAGALEDGAIGFSTGLVYPPQVHATTGEVRRLARELAAFDRPFVAHIRNESVDIWEALEEFIRIGSRESIPLHLSHFKLAFAPQHGKARRAIGVLKSARERGVDITADQYPYTAGSTKLGEVLPAWVHADGPEGVIESLQTEADRARIRAHLEARLDDWDRVVVTSVASTRNQAAIGETIAAIARERGTTPETAIMDLLVEERLEVGKITYMLHEDDVRSILQYGGACIATDGLLGGNPHPRTYGTYPRVLGHYVRDENLLPLEAAVQMMTALPARAMGMQTKGLVRPGMDADLLVFDPVAVRSNATFEQPRQYPDGIEHVLVNGSFVVREEAITGSLPGSVIRA from the coding sequence ATGGAAGACGGGACGATAACCCAGGTCGGTCGGCAGTCACAGACGGCCCCGGATGCGACCGAAACTGTCGACGCCGACGGCTCGGTTCTCTGTCCGGGATTTATCGACACCCACTCGCACTCAGACCTCGAGGTGTTCGCCGACCCGGTGCTGGAACCGAAGGTCCGACAGGGTATTACGACCGAAATAGTCGGCCAGGACGGGTTCTCTGCTGGCCCGCTCTCCCGTGACAAGACGGGGGAGTGGGAAGACCACTTGAGCGGTATGAACGGGCGACTGGACGACGACTGGGAGTGGGGGTGCCTGGGAGCGTACCTGGACGCTATCGAGGCGAACAGCTGCGGCCCGAACGTCGCGACGCTTGTCGGTCATGGCACGGTCCGGTACGAGACGCTGGGCATGACAGACCGGGAACCGACCCCGGCCGAACTCGAGGAGATGGCAGCCCTCGTCGCCGGTGCGCTCGAAGACGGGGCGATCGGGTTTTCCACAGGGTTGGTGTATCCACCACAGGTACACGCGACCACTGGCGAGGTCCGACGGCTCGCCCGAGAGCTGGCTGCGTTCGACCGCCCGTTCGTCGCTCACATACGGAACGAATCCGTGGATATCTGGGAGGCCCTCGAGGAGTTCATCCGGATAGGGTCCAGGGAATCGATTCCGCTCCACCTGTCGCACTTCAAGCTCGCTTTCGCACCACAGCACGGCAAAGCTCGGCGAGCGATCGGCGTGCTCAAGTCGGCCCGCGAGCGAGGCGTCGATATCACCGCCGATCAGTACCCGTACACGGCGGGGTCGACGAAGCTCGGAGAGGTGCTTCCCGCCTGGGTGCACGCGGACGGACCGGAGGGGGTAATCGAATCGCTCCAGACGGAGGCAGACCGTGCGAGAATCCGAGCCCATCTCGAGGCGCGCCTCGATGACTGGGACCGCGTCGTCGTGACGAGCGTCGCGAGTACGCGGAACCAGGCCGCCATCGGCGAGACCATAGCCGCCATCGCACGCGAGCGCGGGACCACACCCGAGACGGCGATCATGGACCTCCTCGTCGAGGAACGGCTCGAAGTCGGAAAGATAACCTACATGTTACACGAGGACGACGTTCGGTCCATTCTGCAGTACGGCGGCGCGTGTATCGCCACTGACGGACTGCTCGGTGGGAACCCGCATCCACGGACGTACGGCACCTATCCACGAGTCCTCGGCCACTACGTCAGAGACGAAAATCTGCTCCCGCTGGAAGCTGCCGTCCAGATGATGACTGCGCTCCCGGCCCGAGCGATGGGGATGCAGACTAAAGGGCTCGTTCGGCCCGGGATGGACGCCGACCTCCTGGTGTTCGATCCGGTGGCGGTCCGTTCGAACGCGACGTTCGAACAGCCCCGACAGTATCCCGATGGCATCGAACACGTACTGGTGAACGGCTCGTTCGTAGTCCGTGAGGAGGCCATCACCGGTTCGCTCCCGGGTTCGGTTATCCGCGCGTGA
- a CDS encoding ABC transporter substrate-binding protein, which yields MKRRELLGTSAAALIGGIAGCGGGGSGANSLNIADIEEWPPAEYENEINVWNWYTGWRDVITERFMEEYPGVENANLDSYNNPGQFYAQIQSSHSIDSIGSTGEYTQRMMANDLAEPLPIDMMPNYENVADQYKEVTESTYADEGGVYGLPNVIVAMPVIAYRDDYFDSPPSSFDVFWDEDLAGNILMWDRDYILMQTAALYTGQDPHNPSDWDELREVLIQQKDLNEAYYQNHDTAQQLLASENAVVGATPTNSALQGHDTHDSAIRYTVPEEGTLFSIDQQVVPKGAPNPVAGAMFTDFSMSRESVEILWNESYAISSHADAFDIIADIEDDPELAELARYDDDWELSERRPLSEEVRQRTSDLYTEVMGA from the coding sequence GTGAAACGCAGAGAGCTACTCGGTACTAGCGCAGCGGCATTGATCGGCGGAATAGCGGGTTGCGGTGGAGGCGGATCCGGAGCGAACTCCCTGAACATCGCAGACATCGAAGAGTGGCCGCCGGCGGAGTACGAAAACGAGATCAACGTCTGGAACTGGTACACGGGATGGCGGGACGTCATCACCGAGCGGTTCATGGAGGAGTACCCCGGGGTAGAGAACGCGAACCTCGACTCTTACAACAATCCCGGGCAGTTCTACGCGCAGATCCAGAGCAGTCACTCGATCGACTCCATCGGGTCCACGGGGGAGTACACCCAGCGGATGATGGCGAACGACCTCGCGGAACCGCTCCCGATAGACATGATGCCCAACTACGAAAACGTGGCAGACCAGTACAAGGAGGTGACCGAGAGTACGTACGCGGACGAGGGCGGTGTGTACGGGCTGCCAAACGTTATCGTCGCGATGCCGGTCATCGCCTACCGTGACGACTACTTCGACAGCCCACCGAGCTCGTTCGATGTCTTCTGGGACGAAGACCTCGCCGGCAACATCCTCATGTGGGACCGGGATTACATCCTGATGCAGACCGCCGCGCTGTACACCGGCCAGGATCCGCACAACCCGTCCGACTGGGACGAACTGCGAGAGGTGCTCATCCAACAGAAGGACCTGAACGAGGCCTACTACCAGAACCACGACACGGCCCAACAGCTGCTCGCGAGCGAGAACGCAGTCGTCGGTGCGACGCCGACGAACTCCGCCCTGCAGGGTCACGATACGCACGACTCCGCGATACGATACACCGTTCCTGAGGAAGGGACGCTGTTCTCGATCGACCAGCAGGTCGTTCCGAAAGGGGCACCGAACCCGGTGGCGGGCGCGATGTTCACCGACTTCTCCATGTCGCGAGAGAGTGTCGAGATACTGTGGAACGAGTCTTACGCGATCTCCTCGCACGCGGACGCGTTCGATATAATCGCGGATATCGAGGACGATCCGGAGCTCGCGGAACTGGCCCGATACGACGACGACTGGGAGTTGTCCGAACGGCGGCCGCTGTCGGAAGAAGTCCGACAGCGGACCAGTGACCTGTACACCGAAGTGATGGGTGCATAA